The following are encoded together in the Coffea arabica cultivar ET-39 chromosome 1c, Coffea Arabica ET-39 HiFi, whole genome shotgun sequence genome:
- the LOC113706445 gene encoding guanosine nucleotide diphosphate dissociation inhibitor 1, translated as MDEEYDVIVLGTGLKECILSGLLSVDGLKVLHMDRNDYYGGESTSLNLVQLWKKFRGSDNPPSNLGSSRDYNVDMMPKFIMANGALVRVLIHTDVTKYLYFKAVDGSYVYSKGKVHKVPATDMEALKSPLMGIFEKRRARKFFIYVQAYNENDPKTHEGMDLTRVTTREFIAKFGLDDNTMDFIGHALALYRDDHYLDEPALDTVKRVKLYEESLARFGGGSPYIYPLYGLGELPQAFARLSAVYGGTYMLNKPECKVEFDEEGKVMGVTSEGETAKCKKVVCDPSYLTNKVRKVGKVARAIAIMSHPIPNTNDSHSVQIILPQKQLGRRSDMYVFCSSYSHNVAPKGKFIAFVSTEAETDHPETELKPGIDLLGPVDEIFFDIYDRYEPVNEPSLDNCFISTSYDPTTHFESTVVDVLNMYTMITGKVLDLNVDLSAASAAEE; from the exons ATGGATGAAGAATACGATGTGATTGTGCTTGGAACCGGTCTCAAGGAGTGCATCCTCAGTGGTCTCCTCTCCGTCGATGGCCTTAAG gtTCTGCATATGGATAGAAATGACTATTATGGAGGAGAATCTACTTCACTTAATCTTGTTCAG CTATGGAAGAAGTTCAGAGGAAGTGATAATCCTCCATCAAACCTCGGTTCTAGCCGGGATTACAATGTTGACATGATGCCaaag TTTATAATGGCAAATGGTGCTCTTGTAAGGGTCCTCATTCATACTGATGTAACTAAATACTTGTACTTCAAGGCTGTTGATGGTAGCTATGTCTATAGCAAGGGCAAG GTTCACAAGGTTCCTGCAACTGACATGGAGGCCCTTAAATCTCCTTTGATGGGTATTTTTGAAAAGCGTCGTGCTCGCAAGTTCTTCATATATGTCCAGGCTTATAATGAGAATGATCCAAAAACACATGAAGGGATGGATCTGACACGAGTGACTACTAGGGAGTTCATTGC AAAATTTGGTCTTGATGACAACACTATGGACTTTATTGGCCATGCATTGGCACTCTATAGAGATGATCACTACTTGGATGAGCCTGCATTGGACACTGTTAAGAGAGTAAAA TTGTATGAGGAGTCTCTAGCTCGTTTTGGAGGAGGTTCACCATACATTTACCCTCTGTATGGGTTGGGGGAGCTTCCTCAG GCATTCGCCCGTTTAAGTGCTGTCTATGGTGGGACCTATATGTTGAACAAACCTGAGTGCAAG GTAGAGTTCGATGAGGAAGGAAAAGTCATGGGTGTCACATCCGAAGGGGAAACAGCTAAGTGCAAGAAAGTTGTTTGTGATCCTTCCTACTTGACCAACAAG GTTAGGAAAGTTGGAAAAGTTGCTCGAGCAATTGCAATTATGAGCCATCCCATTCCAAACACCAATGATTCTCATTCAGTGCAGATTATTCTCCCTCAGAAACAGTTGGGTCGCCGCTCAGACAT gtatgtattCTGTTCTTCTTACTCTCACAATGTTGCACCAAAAGGAAAGTTCATTGCATTTGTCTCAACAGAAGCTGAGACTGATCACCCTGAGACTGAACTTAAGCCGGGGATTGATCTTCTTGGGCCTGTGGACGAGATATTCTTTGATATTTATGACAGATATGAACCAGTCAATGAGCCTTCTCTTGACAATTGTTTCATATCAACA AGTTATGATCCGACAACACATTTTGAGTCAACTGTTGTGGATGTGCTCAATATGTATACCATGATCACTGGAAAG GTTCTTGACCTCAATGTGGATCTAAGTGCTGCCAGTGCTGCTGAAGAATGA